Proteins encoded in a region of the Tripterygium wilfordii isolate XIE 37 chromosome 21, ASM1340144v1, whole genome shotgun sequence genome:
- the LOC119988653 gene encoding probable serine/threonine-protein kinase At1g01540: MTAFRATTIWTFLNRLKIVLDVASALEYLHYGYSTTIMHCDIKPSNVLLNESMVAHLSDFGIAKLLGEGQSLMLTQILTIIGYMAPDYGSEGKRSRKGDVYSFGILLMETSTRKKPMDEIFSWGHELKAVGWRFDIVEVVDSNLLQQKEMHFAEME, from the exons ATGACTGCATTTCGGGCAACTACTATTTGGACATTTTTAAATAGATTGAAAATTGTGTTAGATGTTGCTTCAGCACTAGAGTATCTTCATTATGGTTATTCAACCACAATTATGCACTGTGACATTAAACCAAGCAATGTGTTGTTGAATGAAAGTATGGTTGCGCATTTAAGTGACTTTGGCATCGCCAAGCTTTTAGGGGAAGGGCAATCTTTGATGCTGACCCAAATCCTCACGATAATTGGGTATATGGCACCAG ACTATGGGAGTGAAGGAAAAAGATCCAGAAAAGGTGATGTTTACAGCTTTGGAATCCTGCTGATGGAAACATCTACTAGGAAGAAGCCAATGGATGAAATATTTTCATGGGGGCATGAGCTCAAAGCAGTTGGTTGGCGATTTGATATCGTTGAAGTTGTGGATTCCAATTTACTACAACAAAAAGAAATGCATTTTGCTGAGATGGAGTAA
- the LOC119988592 gene encoding LRR receptor-like serine/threonine-protein kinase GSO2 yields MVVKNITTDQSALVAFKSCITSDPIDLLATNWPTATSVCSWIGVTCGIRHRRVTALDLSNMGLTGTIPPHIGNLSFLVRLSLRRNNFHGSLPIELSRLRRLEDIHLGFNNFGGEIPSWFGSFTELQSLQLLGNNFTGGIPVSLFNMSKLEMLNLYKNSLQGYIPEVIGNLQNLKTRYLDKNELSGSIPSTIFNMYSLQMIDLSDNQLSGLMPLTIFNISSLRILDMAVNNITGKLPSEMFYHLPGLEALYLSWNTFFGRIPSSLFQCTRLVNLSLSHNYFEGTIPDEIGNLTMLKMLYLGINDLNEIRLVGEIPPRVGDLRSLEIFSLPQNSLIGSIPLAIVNLTQLKLIDLIYNNLTGTIPEIGNLNKLESLLLAANSFAGFMPSSIFNISTMQTIALSVNGLSGHLPTSIGRWLPNLQWLGLGGNRLSGPIPTSISNASQLTVIEFNFNSFSGSIPDSLGNLRNLQRLHLSNNRLTIGSSSSELSFLSSLTNCRNLTKLTFGRNSLSATLPTSIGNLSAALQDFSAHGCKIKGTIPGEVGNLSSLTSLNLDNNDLTGTIPTSIGRLTELQSLTLSDNKLQGSIPSELCHLKKLSYLYLGANRLSRSVEMSQV; encoded by the exons ATGGTGGTTAAGAACATAACTACTGATCAGTCTGCCCTTGTTGCCTTTAAAAGCTGTATAACTAGTGACCCTATAGACCTTTTGGCTACAAACTGGCCTACTGCTACCTCTGTCTGCAGCTGGATTGGGGTCACCTGCGGAATCCGCCACCGTAGAGTTACAGCCTTGGATCTCTCTAACATGGGTCTTACAGGAACAATTCCTCCTCACATAGGGAATCTGTCCTTCCTCGTTAGGCTCTCCTTGAGAAGAAACAATTTTCATGGTTCTCTGCCAATTGAGTTATCTAGATTACGCCGGCTTGAAGATATTCACTTGGGATTCAACAACTTTGGTGGAGAAATCCCGTCGTGGTTTGGATCATTTACAGAGCTTCAAAGCTTGCAATTGCTTGGTAACAATTTCACGGGTGGCATCCCAGTTTCTCTGTTCAACATGTCAAAGCTAGAGATGTTGAACTTGTACAAAAATAGTTTGCAAGGATACATACCTGAAGTCATTggtaatctccaaaatttgaaGACGCGATATTTGGATAAGAATGAGCTGTCAGGATCTATACCCTCCACCATCTTCAACATGTATTCCTTGCAAATGATTGATCTCAGTGATAACCAGCTTTCGGGTTTGATGCCTCTGACAATTTTCAACATTTCTTCTCTACGAATTCTTGATATGGCGGTTAATAACATAACTGGTAAACTTCCTTCGGAGATGTTCTATCATCTTCCAGGTCTAGAAGCACTCTACTTGAGTTGGAACACGTTCTTTGGAAGGATTCCTTCAAGCCTATTTCAGTGCACAAGGCTAGTGAATTTATCATTGTCCCACAACTACTTTGAAGGAACCATACCTGATGAAATCGGGAATTTGACAATGCTCAAAATGTTGTATCTCGGCATCAATGACTTGAATG AAATTCGCTTGGTAGGTGAAATTCCACCTAGGGTAGGCGACCTGAGGAGTTTGGAGATTTTTAGCTTACCACAGAACAGCCTAATAGGATCCATTCCTCTGGCTATTGTGAATCTGACCCAGCTGAAGCTCATTGATCTTATTTACAACAACTTGACAG GTACCATTCCTGAGATTGGTAACCTCAACAAGTTGGAATCGTTACTTTTGGCAGCGAACAGTTTCGCTGGCTTTATGCCCTCATCGATCTTCAATATCTCAACAATGCAAACCATTGCACTATCCGTGAATGGCCTATCTGGCCATCTTCCAACAAGCATAGGCCGTTGGCTTCCAAATCTTCAATGGCTTGGGCTTGGAGGAAACAGACTCAGTGGACCAATACCTACATCTATATCCAATGCTTCTCAGCTCACTGTCATAGAATTTAACTTCAATTCCTTCTCTGGATCTATCCCTGATTCGCTAGGTAATTTAAGAAACCTGCAGCGACTCCACTTGTCAAACAACCGTTTAACCATCGGATCTTCATCTTCTGAACTAAGCTTTCTATCATCTTTGACAAATTGCAGAAATCTGACTAAGTTGACATTTGGACGTAATTCTCTAAGTGCCACTCTTCCAACTTCTATAGGAAATCTATCTGCTGCTCTTCAAGACTTCTCTGCTCATGGTTGCAAAATCAAGGGTACTATTCCTGGAGAAGTTGGCAACTTAAGCTCTTTGACATCGTTGAACCTTGACAACAATGATCTGACTGGAACTATTCCAACCTCCATTGGAAGGTTGACGGAGCTCCAATCTCTGACCCTTAGTGACAATAAACTACAAGGATCTATTCCATCTGAGTTATGTCATTTAAAGAAACTATCTTACTTATATCTTGGAGCTAATCGTCTGTCTAGATCTGTTGAGATGAGTCAAGTATAG
- the LOC119987834 gene encoding receptor kinase-like protein Xa21: MGDIPNSFADLNVVQYLSLSDNRLQGHIPESFGDLLSLEFLDLSNNSLSGGIPKSLEKLRYLKFFNVSFNGLQGEIPNAGPFANLSVQSFMGNEALCGATRLQVPPCKAGDTKRSRKAIVTILVYVLPITGSTLLVATDGFDKSNLIGIGSYGSVYRGILADGIKVAVKVFNKNLEGAFHSFESEYEVMSNIRHRILVKIISCCSNDDFKALLLDYMPNGSLEMWLHCDDHYLDLLQRLEVVLDIASALEYLHQGYSAPIVHCDIKPSNVLLDENMVAHLSDFGISKLLGEEQSVTLTKTLATIGYMAPEVGREGKVSTKGDVYSYGILLMETFTRKRPTDESLARDVSLKRLVRDSLLFASAIEVVDSNLLGELMNVILQTSDV; this comes from the exons ATGG GAGACATACCAAACAGCTTTGCTGATCTCAATGTTGTTCAATATCTTTCCCTGTCTGATAATAGATTGCAGGGACATATTCCTGAATCATTTGGTGACTTATTAAGCTTGGAATTTTTGGATCTTTCCAATAACAGTCTCAGTGGAGGAATCCCAAAGTCGTTGGAGAAACTCCGGTATCTCAAGTTTTTCAATGTCTCTTTCAATGGACTCCAGGGAGAGATTCCTAATGCAGGACCATTTGCAAACTTGTCGGTTCAGTCATTTATGGGTAATGAAGCATTATGTGGTGCAACCCGGCTGCAAGTCCCACCATGCAAAGCTGGTGATACTAAACGATCAAGGAAAGCTATAGTGACAATACTAGTGTACGTTTTGCCAATTACAGGATCAACATTGCTTGTT GCAACAGACGGTTTCGACAAAAGCAATCTGATTGGTATTGGGAGTTATGGTTCAGTATACAGAGGAATACTGGCAGATGGTATAAAGGTAGCAGTAAAGGTCTTCAATAAGAACCTTGAAGGAGCATTTCACAGCTTTGAATCTGAATATGAAGTTATGAGCAATATTCGGCATCGGATCCTAGTAAAAATCATAAGCTGCTGCTCAAATGATGATTTTAAGGCCCTCCTGTTAGACTACATGCCCAACGGAAGCCTGGAGATGTGGTTGCATTGTGATGACCATTATTTAGATTTGCTGCAGAGATTGGAAGTTGTGTTAGACATTGCATCagctttggaatatctccatCAAGGTTATTCAGCCCCAATTGTTCACTGTGATATAAAACCAAGCAATGTGCTACTGGATGAAAATATGGTTGCACATTTAAGTGACTTTGGCATTTCCAAGCTCCTAGGGGAAGAGCAATCTGTGACGCTGACCAAAACCCTCGCTACCATTGGGTATATGGCACCAG AGGTCGGTAGAGAAGGAAAAGTATCCACAAAAGGCGATGTTTACAGCTATGGGATACTGCTGATGGAAACATTTACTAGGAAGAGGCCAACAGATGAAAGTCTTGCTAGGGACGTGAGCTTGAAACGATTGGTAAGAGACTCATTATTATTTGCTTCAGCAATAGAAGTTGTGGACTCAAATTTACTGGGCGAACTGATGAACGTTATACTGCAAACGAGCGATGTTTGA
- the LOC119988150 gene encoding nucleobase-ascorbate transporter 2-like: protein MAAKPEEISHPPMDQLQGLEYCIDSNPSWGEAIALGFQHYILALGTAVMIPSFLVPLMGGTDGDKVRVVQTLLFVEGINTLLQTLFGTRLPTVIGGSYAFMVPIISIIHDPALTRIEDDHLRFLNTMRAVQGALIVASSIQIILGYSQLWAICSRFFSPLGMVPVISLVGFGLFDRGFPVVGRCVEIGIPMLLLFIAFSQYLKNFQIRQLPILERFGLLISVTVIWAYAHLLTAGGAYKHSPVTTQFNCRTDRANLISSAPWIKIPYPLQWGAPTFNAGHAFGMMAAVLVSLIESTGAYKAASRLASATPPPAHVLSRGIGWQGIGILLDGLFGTLTGSTVSVENVGLLGSTRVGSRRVIQISAGFMIFFAILGKFGALFASIPFTIFAAAYCVLFGLVASVGLSFLQFTNMNSMRNLFITGVALFLGLSVPEYFREYTASTTHSPAHTRAGWFNDFLNTIFFSSSTVALLVAVFLDNTLDYKDSARDRGMPWWAKFRMFKGDSRNEEFYTLPFNLNRFFPPS from the exons ATGGCAGCTAAACCAGAAGAGATAAGTCACCCACCAATGGACCAGCTCCAAGGCTTGGAGTACTGTATTGACTCTAACCCATCTTGGG GGGAGGCTATAGCTTTGGGATTTCAGCATTACATTTTGGCCTTGGGCACTGCTGTCATGATCCCATCATTTCTTGTTCCTTTGATGGGAGGCACTGAT GGTGATAAAGTGAGGGTGGTACAGACTCTACTCTTCGTTGAAGGGATCAATACTCTTCTACAGACACTGTTTGGGACGCGATTACCGACCGTAATTGGAGGGTCTTATGCATTCATGGTCCCCATCATTTCCATAATTCACGATCCTGCTTTAACGAGAATCGAGGACGACCATCTG AGATTTCTAAACACCATGAGAGCAGTCCAAGGTGCTTTGATAGTGGCATCAAGCATACAAATTATACTGGGATACAGTCAATTGTGGGCCATCTGTTCCAG GTTCTTCAGTCCACTTGGAATGGTTCCAGTTATATCTCTTGTGGGTTTTGGCTTATTTGACAGAGGATTCCCTGTG GTTGGACGGTGCGTGGAAATTGGCATTCCAATGCTTCTCCTGTTTATAGCATTCTCCCAG TATTTGAAAAACTTTCAGATAAGACAATTGCCAATACTGGAGCGTTTTGGACTTCTTATATCAGTTACAGTGATATGGGCATATGCACATCTCTTAACAGCCGGTGGGGCATACAAACACAGTCCAGTCACAACCCAGTTCAATTGCCGAACTGACCGTGCCAATCTCATTTCCTCTGCTCCATG GATTAAGATTCCCTACCCTCTTCAATGGGGTGCTCCTACCTTTAATGCAGGCCATGCTTTTGGGATGATGGCGGCTGTTCTAGTCTCATTGATTGAG TCAACTGGGGCATACAAGGCTGCATCACGCCTTGCAAGTGCTACACCACCCCCGGCTCATGTCCTTAGCCGTGGTATTGGATGGCAAGGAATCGGTATTCTACTGGATGGACTGTTCGGAACATTGACTGGCTCGACAGTCTCAGT AGAGAATGTGGGGCTCCTTGGAAGCACTCGTGTGGGAAGCCGCAGGGTTATTCAAATATCAGCTGGCTTTATGATATTCTTCGCCATATTAG GAAAATTTGGAGCTTTGTTTGCATCAATTCCTTTCACCATATTTGCTGCTGCGTACTGTGTTCTGTTTGGTCTTGTTG CTTCGGTTGGGCTGTCATTTTTGCAATTCACAAACATGAACTCAATGAGGAACCTCTTCATCACCGGCGTTGCCCTCTTTCTAGGCTTGTCAGTTCCTGAGTACTTCAGGGAATACACTGCCAGCACCACGCATAGTCCTGCTCATACCAGAGCTGGATGG TTCAACGATTTCCTTAATacaatcttcttctcctcctcgaCCGTCGCACTGCTTGTCGCCGTTTTCCTGGACAATACACTCGACTACAAAGACAGTGCTAGAGATAGAGGAATGCCATGGTGGGCTAAATTCCGAATGTTTAAAGGAGACAGCAGGAATGAGGAGTTCTACACCCTCCCTTTCAACCTGAACCGTTTCTTCCCTCCATCTTAA